The stretch of DNA GTCCACTTCTTGCAGCGCCACCACCTGCGCGCCGCTTTCTCCGATCACATCCGCAATGCGGTTGATGTCCACTTTGCCGTCCAATCCGCCGCCGTGATGCATATTGAAGGTCATAACTTTAAGCTTTTCCCACTCCATTATCTCACCCGCCCAAGCAACGATTAATTCAGTATACCCGCCAGTTGCCCGATTGGCATGGGCGAATAAAAAACCGCCCGGCAAAAAATTTGCCGAACGGCACTTTGGGGCAAACCCGAAAAAGCGTTCAGTTCCTTTTGTAATCGGACGATTGTCTTTTGATCAGTTGAAATAAAACGGTGATTTTGACCGGTACCGGGTATCTGTCCTGCAAGTAATCAACCAGCGTTTTGGCGGCGATATGCCCGATTTCGAATTTCGGGATGTGTATTGTCGACAGGGGCGGCGAGGTGTACTGGGAAAAATCGATGTTATCGATGCCGATAAATGCGATATCCTCCGGAATTTTCAGTCCCGCTTCGAGGACGGCGCGCATGGCGGAAATCGCCATCATATCGCTTGCCGCAAACATGGCGGTAGGAAGTTTGGAACCTGCGGCAAGCACCTGTTTCATCATCTGATAGCTTTTGTCCACGTCCCAGTCTGCGTTGAGCACCCAGGATTCATTGATTTTCAGCCCGGCATCCCGCATGGCTTCCGTATAGCCGCGAAAGCGCTTTTCCCTGTTGATCGTTCCGGCAAGCCCGAATCCGCCAATATATCCAATATCCTTATGCCCCTGTTCGATTAAATGCATGACGGCTAATTTAGCCGCCATGATGCGATCATAAGAGACCCGGGGCACGTTCGGATCGGAAATATCGATGCCCACAATATGCTTGACATATTTTTTAATGTATTCATATGTGTCGGGATCGATGCCCTCTACCAGGATCATGCCGTCAATCGGATTTTCGTGGATCACCTTATGCAGAATAGCGGGATCTTTGATATCTTCTCCCGATTGGATGTAAGAAAGAAAATATCCTTCTTCCGCCAGTCCCTTTTCGATTCCCTCCAAAATATGCGAAAAATAAGGATGGTTATACTTATTCTGCGGGGCTGCCACAATGCATCCGATTTTTTTGGAAGAAGGACTTTTGCCCTTGCTGCCTTTTACAAGCTGCTTGGCCAGTTTGTTAGGCTGATATCCGAGCTCGGAAACGGCCTCCCAAAT from Bacilli bacterium encodes:
- a CDS encoding LacI family DNA-binding transcriptional regulator gives rise to the protein MAKLKDVAEYVGVSISTVSRVINGDTSRSVNSETRKKIWEAVSELGYQPNKLAKQLVKGSKGKSPSSKKIGCIVAAPQNKYNHPYFSHILEGIEKGLAEEGYFLSYIQSGEDIKDPAILHKVIHENPIDGMILVEGIDPDTYEYIKKYVKHIVGIDISDPNVPRVSYDRIMAAKLAVMHLIEQGHKDIGYIGGFGLAGTINREKRFRGYTEAMRDAGLKINESWVLNADWDVDKSYQMMKQVLAAGSKLPTAMFAASDMMAISAMRAVLEAGLKIPEDIAFIGIDNIDFSQYTSPPLSTIHIPKFEIGHIAAKTLVDYLQDRYPVPVKITVLFQLIKRQSSDYKRN